The Paenibacillus sophorae genome has a segment encoding these proteins:
- a CDS encoding ABC transporter permease, with the protein MSEGAKIIMQPGTGVRQESGKLKAVLGKAAATRRTFSWKRYLSNLGAGAIIPILAVGLWQTAGSAGWVSPEFLPTPLAIARSFARLAVSGGLAHHLGVSLGRAFLGFLIGGAFGLLLGILTGLFRRAEYLLDPSVQVLRLVPHLAIAPLIILWFGFGEVSKVVIILSGSFFPLYINTFVGIRHMEDKLLEVGRVLGFSPYQRLRRLILPAALPNILLGLRLSLAVSWIGLVVAELIGSQSGVGFLINEAKQNSNTEIIFVGILIFAFVGKLIDSIVRVLEHRLLFWRDSYRG; encoded by the coding sequence ATGAGTGAAGGAGCCAAAATCATTATGCAGCCGGGAACAGGCGTACGGCAAGAAAGCGGAAAGCTTAAAGCGGTACTCGGAAAAGCGGCGGCAACCCGGCGGACGTTTTCATGGAAACGGTACTTGTCCAATCTTGGCGCCGGGGCGATTATTCCGATATTGGCGGTTGGATTGTGGCAGACCGCCGGGAGCGCGGGATGGGTATCACCCGAATTTCTGCCGACACCGCTGGCCATCGCCCGGTCTTTTGCCCGCCTGGCGGTATCGGGGGGGCTTGCGCACCATCTTGGAGTCAGTCTGGGGCGTGCGTTCCTGGGCTTTCTGATCGGAGGCGCGTTCGGCCTGCTGCTGGGCATCCTGACGGGTCTGTTCCGCAGAGCGGAATATTTGCTTGACCCAAGCGTTCAGGTGCTGCGTCTGGTACCCCATCTGGCGATTGCTCCGCTGATCATTCTTTGGTTCGGCTTTGGGGAAGTGTCTAAAGTGGTCATTATTCTCAGCGGCTCTTTTTTTCCTCTCTACATCAATACCTTTGTGGGTATCCGTCATATGGAGGACAAGCTGCTGGAGGTCGGAAGGGTGCTTGGTTTTAGTCCCTATCAGCGGCTGCGCCGGCTTATCCTGCCAGCGGCCCTGCCTAATATTCTTCTTGGCCTGCGCTTATCGCTGGCGGTCTCCTGGATCGGTCTGGTGGTTGCGGAGCTGATCGGCTCGCAATCGGGCGTTGGTTTCCTTATTAATGAAGCAAAGCAAAATTCCAATACGGAAATTATCTTTGTCGGCATTCTCATATTCGCCTTTGTCGGCAAGCTGATTGATTCCATTGTCCGGGTATTGGAACACCGATTATTGTTCTGGCGGGACAGCTACCGGGGATGA
- a CDS encoding nitrogenase component 1, which yields MGTTTAGNRNSCMLHGAVQTIKSIEGAVPIIHSTSGCGVQQYAGVSSLSGNGGSGYTGGLGIPSTNFLERQVVFGGSSRLREQLKNTVKIKDGDFYVVLTGCTPELVGDDVPAMTKELQEQQYKAIHISTPGFKGSVHNGYTAALTGLLRQFDKITCTPEEQHPTREKDDRLVNLLGIIPEQDVFWRGNLKGLKDSLKGIGASANVLFGPDADEQEWTTIFNAALNVSFSAHSLEICEWLESNAGIPYVHFDGYPVGAQQTGELLRCIGKQLDLEQEKVEAWIARKENNERYYILQFLDAYYKHGFQKKFALVGDSAVVLGPARFLTDPLGLLPSLIVVTDDLPQQVRDSIVRQWNEQQPGSEARIIFESDAKVIEELLIAEDIELLLGSSIESRAAERKGIPFVPVSFPLAERIVLTKGYAGFDGAFTLLEDVGDGILGNDSRYLQDLTGAGSDRDEQGTNPKPAFSGIEN from the coding sequence ATGGGAACGACGACGGCGGGAAACCGGAACAGCTGTATGCTGCATGGAGCGGTCCAGACGATCAAGTCGATTGAAGGCGCTGTGCCCATCATCCATTCCACCTCGGGCTGCGGCGTCCAGCAGTATGCCGGGGTCAGTAGCCTAAGCGGAAACGGCGGTTCAGGCTACACAGGTGGCCTCGGCATTCCGTCGACCAATTTTCTGGAAAGACAGGTCGTGTTCGGCGGAAGCTCAAGACTCAGAGAGCAGCTCAAAAATACGGTGAAGATCAAGGACGGGGACTTCTACGTGGTGCTCACCGGCTGTACGCCTGAGCTTGTCGGCGACGATGTGCCGGCGATGACCAAAGAGCTGCAGGAGCAGCAATATAAAGCCATTCATATCAGCACTCCCGGTTTTAAGGGGAGCGTCCATAACGGTTATACGGCTGCGTTGACCGGCCTGCTGCGCCAGTTCGACAAGATCACCTGTACGCCCGAAGAGCAGCATCCAACCAGAGAGAAGGATGACCGTCTGGTGAATCTGCTTGGCATCATTCCGGAGCAGGATGTGTTCTGGCGCGGAAATCTGAAGGGACTCAAGGATAGCCTGAAGGGGATCGGCGCCTCCGCGAATGTGCTGTTTGGACCGGATGCGGACGAGCAGGAGTGGACAACCATTTTCAACGCGGCACTGAATGTCTCATTCTCCGCGCACAGTCTGGAAATCTGTGAATGGCTGGAAAGCAACGCAGGCATTCCCTATGTTCACTTTGATGGATATCCGGTAGGCGCACAGCAGACCGGGGAACTGTTAAGATGCATCGGGAAGCAGCTTGATCTGGAGCAAGAGAAGGTCGAGGCATGGATCGCCCGCAAAGAAAATAACGAGAGATACTACATCCTGCAGTTTCTGGATGCTTACTACAAGCATGGCTTTCAGAAAAAGTTCGCTCTGGTTGGCGATAGCGCAGTCGTGCTCGGACCGGCCCGCTTTCTGACCGATCCGCTCGGTCTGCTGCCTTCCCTGATTGTTGTAACCGACGACCTCCCGCAGCAGGTCCGCGATTCGATTGTCCGGCAGTGGAATGAACAGCAGCCGGGTTCGGAGGCGAGAATTATATTTGAGAGCGACGCAAAGGTCATTGAGGAACTGTTGATAGCGGAGGATATTGAGCTGCTGCTAGGAAGCTCGATCGAGAGCCGCGCGGCGGAACGGAAGGGCATTCCATTTGTTCCCGTGTCATTTCCGCTTGCAGAGAGAATCGTGCTTACGAAAGGCTATGCCGGCTTTGACGGCGCGTTCACGCTGCTTGAGGATGTGGGAGACGGCATTCTAGGCAATGATTCAAGATATTTACAAGATCTAACGGGTGCGGGGAGTGATAGGGATGAGCAGGGAACAAATCCGAAGCCAGCTTTTTCAGGAATTGAAAATTAA
- a CDS encoding ABC transporter permease yields MSNRTVAIRTAGKPGKSVQILLGLLLPVTVLALWQTLGHYGIISDMLFPTPYTIAASFVSLAASGDLWSNLRISAVRVLLGFALGGGSGLAFGILVGLFKRSEKLLDPSLQMIRMIPSLAVVPLFILWFGIGEESKVLLIAKAAFFPIYINTFMGIRSVDNKLFEVSRVLGFSRPKQILKLVLPAAVPNIMLGVRLSIGLSWLGLVVAELIASTSGIGYMMSDARQFADTPVVFVGIIIFAVCGLLSDAAIRLIEHRLLRWKEEYKG; encoded by the coding sequence ATGAGCAACCGTACCGTAGCGATAAGAACCGCGGGCAAGCCTGGAAAATCGGTTCAAATTCTGCTTGGTCTGCTGCTGCCGGTAACCGTTCTAGCTCTTTGGCAAACGCTGGGGCACTACGGAATCATCTCGGATATGCTGTTTCCGACGCCGTACACGATAGCAGCATCTTTTGTTTCGCTTGCGGCCTCGGGGGATTTATGGAGCAATCTTCGGATCAGCGCCGTCCGGGTCCTGCTCGGTTTTGCACTCGGCGGGGGTTCTGGCCTGGCGTTCGGGATTCTGGTCGGACTGTTCAAACGCTCGGAGAAGCTGCTTGATCCTTCACTCCAGATGATCCGCATGATTCCAAGCCTTGCGGTAGTCCCGTTGTTCATCCTCTGGTTTGGCATCGGGGAGGAGTCGAAGGTGCTGCTGATTGCCAAAGCTGCGTTCTTCCCGATTTATATTAATACTTTCATGGGGATCCGCAGCGTGGACAACAAGTTGTTCGAAGTATCCCGGGTGCTCGGCTTCAGCAGACCGAAGCAGATACTTAAGCTCGTGCTCCCGGCGGCGGTGCCGAATATTATGCTCGGCGTCCGCCTGTCGATTGGACTGTCCTGGCTCGGTCTGGTCGTTGCGGAGCTGATCGCATCCACCTCAGGCATTGGCTATATGATGTCCGATGCCCGCCAATTTGCCGATACGCCGGTTGTATTCGTCGGCATTATCATCTTCGCGGTCTGCGGTCTGCTGAGCGATGCGGCGATACGTCTGATTGAACACCGGCTGCTCCGCTGGAAAGAAGAATACAAAGGATAG
- the metK gene encoding methionine adenosyltransferase, which yields MTKYLFTSESVTEGHPDKICDQISDAILDSILEQDANGRVACEVAVTTGLVLIAGEISTSATVNIPAIARETIVRIGYDHSSLGFDGNTCAILSSLDEQSADIARGVDNALETRQLENAEENGGEIGAGDQGLMFGYATDETPELFPLPISLAHRLARRLAEARKSGLLPYLRPDGKTQVTVEYDGDRAVRVDTIVVSTQHAPEIGLDQIWKDIVQHVVEPTVPEELLDENTKYYINPTGRFVVGGPNGDAGLTGRKIIVDTYGGYARHGGGAFSGKDPTKVDRSAAYAARYVAKNIVAAGLARRAEIQLAYAIGVASPVSVTVNSFGTGIVPDDRISEIVKATFDLRPGAIIKALDLRRPIYRQTAAYGHFGRSDLNLPWERTDKAEALKAAAAEQVIGAAESSSAK from the coding sequence ATGACGAAGTATCTGTTCACATCGGAGTCTGTAACGGAAGGACATCCCGATAAAATTTGCGACCAAATATCAGATGCCATTCTGGATTCGATTCTGGAGCAGGACGCAAATGGCCGGGTGGCTTGCGAGGTGGCGGTGACTACGGGTCTGGTGCTGATCGCGGGAGAAATCTCGACTTCGGCAACCGTCAATATTCCGGCAATTGCCCGGGAGACGATCGTGCGGATCGGTTATGACCATTCCTCTCTCGGCTTCGACGGCAATACCTGCGCCATTCTCAGCTCGCTTGACGAACAATCGGCCGATATCGCCAGAGGCGTGGACAACGCGCTGGAAACCAGACAGCTTGAGAACGCGGAAGAGAACGGCGGCGAAATCGGGGCCGGCGATCAAGGCCTGATGTTCGGCTATGCGACAGATGAGACGCCGGAGCTGTTTCCGCTGCCGATTTCGCTGGCCCACCGGCTGGCCAGAAGACTGGCGGAGGCAAGAAAGAGCGGCCTGCTGCCTTATCTGCGGCCGGACGGCAAGACGCAGGTGACCGTGGAATATGATGGAGACCGTGCGGTCCGGGTAGATACCATCGTCGTCTCGACGCAGCATGCCCCTGAAATCGGGCTTGATCAAATCTGGAAGGACATTGTTCAGCATGTGGTGGAGCCGACGGTTCCGGAAGAACTGCTGGACGAGAACACCAAATACTATATTAATCCGACGGGACGCTTTGTTGTGGGCGGGCCGAACGGTGACGCCGGACTGACCGGCAGAAAAATCATTGTGGATACCTACGGCGGCTACGCGCGGCATGGCGGGGGCGCGTTCAGCGGGAAGGACCCGACGAAGGTAGACAGAAGCGCCGCGTATGCCGCGCGTTATGTAGCCAAGAATATCGTGGCGGCCGGTCTGGCGCGCAGAGCCGAAATCCAGCTTGCCTATGCGATTGGAGTGGCAAGTCCGGTTTCCGTTACGGTGAACAGCTTCGGCACCGGAATTGTGCCGGATGACCGGATCTCGGAAATCGTGAAGGCGACGTTCGACCTGAGACCGGGAGCCATCATTAAGGCGCTTGATCTCAGACGGCCGATCTACAGACAGACGGCGGCCTACGGACATTTTGGAAGAAGCGATCTGAATTTGCCATGGGAGCGCACGGATAAGGCGGAGGCATTAAAAGCCGCAGCCGCTGAACAAGTTATTGGGGCGGCTGAATCGTCTTCCGCCAAATAA
- a CDS encoding radical SAM protein: MSREQIRSQLFQELKIKNEVNIEGVAADPAIFRHLDLGGEFQEQVHLCFEMDHETHEDFDLPTGYSTPGGLRVPFHWDSRSDYRIVYDGGEYVLTQKGKGLFPVSFDKRPKYYGLSASDGTPFSRIAGYSTGYAGGGTVSIAYSNECSLKEKGQDCLFCNINATKDTYSEIQGIGWKNPKQIGEAVAAAYRLDGVKHTNLTGGFVPERREVDYYLDVAEAIQESTGLQDFNGTAVIGAPLDLSIIDRYKEAGFRTLALNLEMWDPKFYAAILPGKVAECGGREHWIKAIEYAAKVFGKGKVRSGFVAGIEPKKATLAGVEYFASIGVLSLTGAWTPNPGSALEGHRTPHAEWHLDMAYQCHEIFKKYGFSYQDYFDIAPSPNFLIHDLFAIDEEIVPAFGEAKEGERIAQR; encoded by the coding sequence ATGAGCAGGGAACAAATCCGAAGCCAGCTTTTTCAGGAATTGAAAATTAAGAATGAGGTGAATATCGAGGGAGTAGCGGCCGATCCGGCCATATTCCGGCATCTGGACCTCGGTGGTGAGTTTCAGGAGCAAGTTCATTTATGCTTTGAAATGGACCATGAAACCCATGAGGACTTCGACCTGCCCACCGGTTATTCCACACCTGGCGGTTTGCGGGTCCCATTTCACTGGGATAGCAGATCGGATTACCGGATTGTATATGACGGCGGTGAATACGTGCTGACGCAAAAGGGCAAAGGACTGTTTCCCGTGTCGTTCGACAAGCGGCCGAAATATTACGGTCTGAGCGCTTCGGATGGAACTCCCTTCTCCCGGATTGCCGGATATTCTACGGGATATGCTGGCGGAGGCACAGTATCCATCGCCTATAGCAATGAATGCTCACTGAAAGAAAAAGGACAGGATTGCCTGTTCTGCAATATCAACGCGACCAAGGATACCTACTCCGAGATTCAGGGCATCGGATGGAAAAATCCGAAGCAGATCGGCGAAGCGGTTGCCGCAGCTTACCGGCTGGATGGGGTGAAGCATACCAATCTGACCGGGGGCTTCGTGCCTGAGCGGCGGGAGGTCGATTATTATTTGGACGTCGCCGAGGCGATTCAGGAGAGCACCGGACTTCAGGATTTCAACGGAACCGCGGTTATTGGCGCCCCGCTGGATCTCAGCATTATCGACCGCTACAAGGAAGCGGGCTTCCGGACCCTGGCGCTGAATCTGGAGATGTGGGACCCGAAATTTTACGCGGCGATTCTTCCGGGCAAGGTAGCGGAATGCGGCGGACGGGAGCACTGGATCAAAGCGATCGAATACGCGGCCAAGGTGTTCGGCAAAGGCAAGGTAAGATCGGGGTTTGTCGCGGGCATCGAACCGAAGAAGGCGACGCTTGCGGGCGTGGAGTATTTCGCTTCCATCGGCGTGTTGTCCCTGACTGGGGCTTGGACGCCCAACCCGGGATCGGCGCTGGAGGGCCACCGGACGCCGCACGCTGAATGGCATTTGGATATGGCTTATCAATGTCACGAGATCTTTAAGAAATACGGATTCTCTTACCAGGACTACTTCGATATTGCGCCAAGCCCGAATTTCCTGATCCATGATCTATTCGCGATTGACGAGGAGATCGTTCCCGCGTTCGGCGAAGCAAAAGAGGGAGAACGAATAGCACAGCGGTAA
- a CDS encoding ABC transporter ATP-binding protein, giving the protein MGETLLDISNLNKSFETAGGPVQALHNVELRVEEGEFITVIGPSGCGKSTLLRIVAGLDSGYSGTVTLEGAKINGPGIDKGFIFQEHRLFPWLTVEKNIASDLSLRDPGVRRRVDELIELVKLKGFEKSYPRELSGGMAQRVAIARALLRNPKILLLDEPFGALDAFTRAHMQSVLLDIWRTNRTTMIFVTHDIEEAVFLGNRVVILEPRPGKIRKIVRIDLPYPRKKTTTSFQELRLKVLSEFEKVEELELTDGAGI; this is encoded by the coding sequence ATGGGAGAGACGCTGCTGGATATATCCAATCTGAATAAGTCTTTTGAAACCGCGGGCGGTCCGGTGCAGGCGCTGCATAATGTTGAGCTGCGTGTGGAGGAAGGGGAATTTATTACGGTCATTGGCCCGAGCGGCTGCGGTAAAAGCACGCTGCTTCGCATCGTCGCTGGTCTGGACAGCGGTTACAGCGGGACGGTGACACTGGAAGGTGCGAAGATCAACGGCCCGGGCATTGACAAGGGATTTATTTTTCAGGAGCACCGCCTTTTTCCCTGGCTGACCGTGGAGAAGAATATCGCTTCCGATCTGTCGCTGCGCGATCCCGGGGTCCGCAGAAGGGTGGATGAACTTATCGAGCTGGTGAAGCTGAAGGGCTTCGAGAAGTCATATCCCCGTGAACTGTCCGGCGGCATGGCCCAGAGGGTGGCGATTGCCCGGGCGCTGCTGCGAAATCCGAAAATTCTTCTGCTTGACGAGCCATTCGGCGCGCTGGATGCTTTTACCCGGGCGCATATGCAGTCAGTGCTGTTGGATATATGGCGCACCAACCGGACGACGATGATCTTTGTAACCCATGATATCGAAGAGGCGGTCTTTCTGGGCAACCGGGTTGTCATTCTTGAGCCGCGGCCAGGGAAGATCCGCAAAATCGTCCGCATTGATCTGCCGTATCCTCGCAAAAAGACGACTACTTCTTTTCAAGAGCTGCGGCTGAAGGTGCTCAGCGAGTTTGAAAAGGTCGAGGAACTGGAGCTAACCGACGGAGCGGGCATTTAG
- a CDS encoding fumarylacetoacetate hydrolase family protein produces the protein MKLLQFIKDGQARLGVKTAEGIMDVELTARRSGLELPFSMEEVIRNSAAFIPRLQALLGGDPQWLKEEEIQYAPCVTSPQKIICVGLNYRSHAAESGLETPLVPVLFSKFNNSLAAHREKITLPDGPSQIDYEAELVLVIGKRTSGVSKEEALSSIFGYTVGNDLSARDLQFRTSQWLVGKSLDGFAPVGPCVVTADEVDPGSLNIECRVNGELRQSANTRDMIFGCAELVSYISAYITLEPGDLIFTGTPEGVILGYPEEERIWLRSGDEVTVTIEGLGTLENRLG, from the coding sequence ATGAAGCTGCTTCAATTTATAAAGGACGGACAGGCAAGACTTGGAGTAAAGACCGCGGAAGGAATTATGGATGTGGAATTAACGGCCCGCCGCAGCGGGCTGGAGCTTCCTTTTTCTATGGAAGAAGTCATCAGGAACAGCGCGGCGTTCATTCCCCGGCTTCAAGCGCTGCTGGGCGGTGACCCGCAGTGGCTGAAGGAAGAGGAGATTCAGTATGCGCCCTGCGTTACGAGTCCCCAGAAAATTATCTGTGTAGGGCTGAATTACAGAAGCCATGCGGCTGAATCCGGGCTGGAGACGCCTTTGGTTCCGGTGCTGTTCAGTAAATTTAACAACAGTCTGGCCGCTCACCGTGAGAAGATAACCCTGCCGGATGGCCCGTCGCAGATTGATTACGAAGCGGAGCTTGTTCTGGTCATCGGCAAACGGACATCCGGGGTGTCGAAGGAGGAGGCTCTTTCCAGCATATTCGGTTATACGGTCGGCAACGATCTGTCCGCAAGAGATTTGCAGTTCCGTACAAGCCAGTGGCTGGTCGGCAAATCGCTGGATGGCTTTGCCCCGGTTGGTCCCTGCGTAGTTACCGCTGATGAAGTCGACCCCGGAAGCCTGAACATTGAGTGCCGGGTCAACGGGGAGCTGCGCCAATCGGCGAATACGCGGGATATGATCTTTGGCTGCGCGGAGCTGGTCAGTTATATTTCGGCATACATAACGCTTGAACCGGGAGATCTGATCTTTACAGGCACGCCGGAAGGCGTCATTCTTGGATATCCCGAGGAAGAGCGGATATGGCTGCGATCCGGTGATGAGGTAACGGTCACGATCGAAGGATTGGGTACACTGGAGAACCGGCTCGGATAA
- a CDS encoding AAA family ATPase, whose amino-acid sequence MAKTTKHIAIYGKGGIGKSTTTSNISAALAEAGYRVIQIGCDPKSDSTNTLRGGDYLPTVIDSLRDSAKVKLQDVSAIGFKGVLCIEAGGPVPGVGCAGRGINAAVSLLQELNVFEEFEADYVLYDVLGDVVCGGFAVPIRDGITDRAYVVSSSDFMAIYAANNLFKAIGKYAPSGGAKLGGIIGNSILPGYPESLITDFAKRTGAAVAGFVPRSPVVAQSELYGKTVIEANPGSEQADVYRKLAAHVAGNENLSVPSPLNVTDLRDWARSWGDAINQEAASFSASAR is encoded by the coding sequence ATGGCGAAAACAACAAAGCATATTGCAATCTACGGCAAAGGCGGCATCGGGAAGTCGACAACTACGTCCAATATCAGCGCCGCTCTCGCGGAAGCGGGCTATCGGGTGATCCAGATCGGATGCGATCCCAAAAGCGACTCTACCAATACGCTAAGAGGCGGCGACTATTTGCCGACGGTGATTGACAGCCTGAGAGACAGCGCCAAAGTGAAGCTGCAGGATGTGTCGGCGATCGGATTTAAGGGTGTGCTCTGCATCGAAGCGGGCGGCCCGGTACCTGGCGTGGGCTGCGCGGGGCGCGGCATCAATGCCGCTGTCAGCCTGCTTCAAGAGCTTAATGTCTTTGAAGAATTCGAAGCCGATTATGTGCTGTATGACGTCCTGGGAGATGTGGTGTGCGGCGGCTTCGCCGTACCGATCCGCGACGGAATTACTGACAGAGCCTATGTAGTCAGTTCCTCGGACTTCATGGCGATCTACGCCGCCAACAATCTGTTCAAGGCGATCGGCAAATACGCTCCATCCGGAGGAGCAAAGCTCGGCGGCATCATCGGAAACAGTATTCTGCCCGGTTACCCGGAATCGCTGATCACGGATTTCGCGAAGAGAACAGGCGCAGCTGTAGCCGGTTTCGTCCCACGTTCACCTGTCGTTGCCCAGAGCGAGCTCTACGGCAAAACGGTGATTGAAGCCAATCCAGGCTCGGAGCAGGCCGATGTGTACCGGAAGCTGGCCGCGCATGTGGCCGGCAACGAGAACCTGTCGGTTCCGAGTCCGCTGAATGTCACAGACCTTCGCGATTGGGCCAGAAGCTGGGGAGACGCCATCAATCAGGAGGCGGCTTCTTTCTCCGCCTCAGCACGGTAA
- a CDS encoding nitrogenase component 1 produces the protein MNETRQRLPRTREKRRGALTAYQGDCAALADELEREEPRQRIRTYSETSDDEVIGAIRLLGRISGSVTIIHSPPGCGAIKLEDELKAGGSPWLITNIEENDSILGADDKLREAVDLAYRTWRPEIIFILATPVVAINNDDIQSAATEKEDLYNIPVVPVFAAGFRSRTAVYGYDLVFHALAKYVLKGEPSASPIPAVNLIGAAGTRTGNIIKDLNGAGVSYNNVSGSLSISALQQSLSASASIAIDKDDARYLLEWLEEAHGVVHLEETAPIGLAGTERWLLAAAGAGGSTGQARAYIQEEKAAAAQALERQRLDGVSVFVDLPPEQAFGIADFVEELGGEVAALSLTHADSSHAPRLREWARRSNPQVYIQPGQPFEKINALGKLEPGLYIGKGEAAVWAARAGIAAVAVDSVDLYGFGGVRELAPLVANALRNTALSRYLSAGGSSYRAGWLSKSVNWHIKQEVK, from the coding sequence ATGAACGAGACCAGACAACGGCTTCCCCGTACGAGGGAAAAGCGCAGGGGCGCGCTGACCGCTTACCAAGGCGACTGCGCAGCCCTGGCGGATGAACTGGAGAGGGAAGAGCCAAGGCAAAGAATCCGCACATATTCGGAAACGAGCGACGACGAGGTTATTGGCGCCATTCGGCTTTTGGGCCGAATCAGCGGCAGTGTCACCATTATTCATAGTCCGCCGGGCTGCGGCGCAATCAAGCTTGAAGATGAGCTTAAGGCAGGCGGCAGTCCCTGGTTGATTACGAATATTGAAGAGAACGACTCGATCCTGGGCGCCGATGACAAGCTCAGGGAAGCGGTGGATCTTGCGTACCGGACATGGCGTCCTGAGATTATTTTCATCCTTGCAACGCCTGTGGTGGCCATTAATAATGACGATATCCAGTCCGCAGCGACGGAAAAGGAAGACCTCTACAACATTCCGGTAGTACCGGTATTTGCCGCAGGCTTCCGTTCCAGAACTGCTGTGTACGGTTATGATCTGGTATTTCATGCGCTGGCCAAATACGTATTGAAAGGCGAGCCAAGCGCATCCCCCATCCCGGCTGTTAACTTAATCGGCGCAGCCGGAACAAGAACGGGCAATATTATCAAAGACTTGAACGGAGCTGGTGTTTCGTATAACAACGTATCAGGAAGTTTGTCGATTTCTGCATTACAGCAATCGCTGAGCGCCTCCGCCTCCATTGCCATTGATAAGGATGACGCCCGTTATCTGCTGGAATGGCTGGAAGAGGCGCATGGCGTCGTTCATTTGGAGGAAACCGCGCCGATCGGCCTTGCCGGAACGGAGCGGTGGCTGCTCGCAGCCGCCGGAGCCGGCGGCTCAACCGGACAGGCGCGGGCTTATATTCAAGAGGAGAAAGCTGCGGCGGCGCAAGCTTTGGAGCGGCAGCGGCTGGATGGAGTCTCCGTCTTTGTCGACCTCCCTCCCGAGCAGGCGTTCGGAATAGCGGATTTCGTGGAAGAGCTGGGGGGAGAAGTGGCGGCTTTAAGTTTGACTCACGCCGACAGTTCGCATGCACCAAGACTCAGGGAGTGGGCTCGCCGGAGTAATCCGCAGGTATACATTCAGCCGGGACAGCCTTTCGAGAAGATCAACGCGCTGGGGAAATTAGAGCCCGGTCTATATATCGGGAAGGGCGAGGCTGCCGTATGGGCGGCAAGAGCGGGGATCGCCGCGGTCGCTGTCGATTCCGTTGATTTGTACGGCTTCGGGGGCGTTCGGGAGCTCGCCCCGCTTGTTGCCAACGCGCTGCGCAACACGGCGCTCAGCCGCTATTTAAGCGCCGGAGGCTCCTCTTACCGGGCGGGCTGGCTGAGTAAAAGCGTGAACTGGCATATCAAGCAGGAGGTGAAATAG
- a CDS encoding PQQ-binding-like beta-propeller repeat protein, with product MIRPRHPSRRKKSRRSGRRQWIRYPTIMPWARVSWRPAGGKAFIIQSGQLAALNVQTGARVWKFGSGLQAPLLYRSGVLYAASKTGAVYAINASNGKKVWASQAASQGAVQLVTDGERLLVNNGDIQTYGLKDGKLLWRVHEENGFIQPIVAEDGLVLGQNSVSGAYTYDILHAYDAVTGKQLWKAANHDLPAAVKDGTVISQREGTLVEAVDLTSLDILDGKTGKVLKTVIYNPQNVNLKDQGPGAGNFPAWYSGNRIYLNAGNKLYSYPADADPAKTTRDTYSVESVGFRDLVYAAGPYDERILFTNNSGLYGVKTTDKSTVYYGGLRNDIARFDLIGHGLYIIQTDGRLIAMHLCTAIPVVQLKTGGNVFGPSLSVNGMIIVQSKGKVQAFKEPDSLKMK from the coding sequence ATGATACGTCCTCGGCATCCATCCCGGCGAAAGAAATCAAGGCGCAGTGGACGGCGGCAATGGATTCGGTATCCGACGATTATGCCATGGGCAAGGGTGTCGTGGCGACCGGCGGGGGGGAAGGCGTTTATTATTCAATCCGGACAACTGGCGGCGCTCAATGTGCAGACCGGAGCGCGGGTATGGAAATTCGGCTCAGGCCTTCAGGCTCCGCTGCTCTACCGGAGCGGCGTGCTATATGCGGCATCGAAGACGGGAGCGGTATATGCAATCAATGCCTCGAACGGCAAAAAGGTGTGGGCTTCTCAAGCAGCTAGCCAGGGTGCCGTGCAGCTTGTGACGGACGGGGAACGGTTGCTGGTGAACAACGGAGACATCCAGACCTATGGACTGAAGGATGGAAAGCTGCTGTGGCGTGTCCATGAAGAAAATGGTTTCATCCAGCCGATTGTAGCCGAGGATGGCCTGGTACTGGGGCAAAATTCGGTGTCCGGAGCCTATACATACGATATTTTGCATGCCTATGATGCGGTGACGGGCAAGCAGTTGTGGAAGGCGGCCAACCATGATCTTCCCGCCGCGGTCAAAGATGGGACGGTCATTTCCCAAAGAGAAGGCACTTTGGTGGAGGCGGTGGACTTGACCTCGCTCGATATTCTGGACGGCAAGACCGGCAAAGTGCTCAAGACGGTGATCTATAATCCGCAGAATGTGAACCTTAAGGATCAAGGGCCTGGGGCAGGGAATTTCCCCGCCTGGTATAGCGGCAACAGGATTTATCTGAACGCCGGGAACAAATTATACAGCTATCCGGCGGATGCTGATCCCGCCAAGACGACCAGAGATACGTATTCCGTTGAGAGCGTCGGATTCAGGGACTTGGTGTATGCGGCCGGACCCTATGATGAACGGATTCTTTTTACGAATAATTCCGGGTTGTACGGCGTTAAAACCACCGATAAATCCACGGTATATTACGGAGGACTCCGAAACGACATTGCCCGCTTTGATCTGATCGGACACGGCCTCTATATTATTCAGACCGATGGCAGACTGATCGCGATGCATCTTTGTACGGCCATACCGGTTGTACAGTTGAAAACGGGCGGCAATGTATTCGGTCCAAGCCTCTCCGTGAACGGAATGATTATTGTGCAGAGCAAAGGAAAGGTGCAAGCTTTTAAAGAGCCGGACAGTCTCAAGATGAAATAG